Proteins encoded within one genomic window of Lepidochelys kempii isolate rLepKem1 chromosome 11, rLepKem1.hap2, whole genome shotgun sequence:
- the CHRNA1 gene encoding acetylcholine receptor subunit alpha, whose product MKFHYTPLLFFCSAGLILCSEHETRLVEDLFKNYNKVVRPVEDHREAVVVTVGLQLIQLINVDEVNQIVTTNVRLKQQWTDVNLKWNPEEYGGLKKIRIPSEIIWHPDLVLYNNADGEFAIDQFTKVLLEHTGKIIWTPPAIFKSYCEIIVTHFPFDQQNCSMKLGTWTYDGTVVIINPESDRPDMSNFMESGEWVMKDYRSWKHFVYYACCPDTPYLDITYHFLMQRLPLYFIVNVIIPCLLFSFLTGLVFYLPTDSGEKMTLSISVLLSLTVFLLVIVELIPSTSSAVPLIGKYMLFTMVFVIASIIITVIVINTHHRSPSTHIMPQWVRKVFIDTIPNVMFFSTMKRPSRDKQERRIFTEDIDISEISGKPCPAAVNFHSPLTKNPDVKSAIEGIKYIAETMKSDQESSNAAEEWKFVAMVIDHLLLGIFMLVCIIGTLAVFAGRLIELNQEG is encoded by the exons ATGAAGTTCCACTACACACCCCTCCTCTTCTTTTGCTCAG CTGGTCTGATCCTGTGCTCTGAACATGAAACTCGTCTAGTTGAAGATTTATTCAAGAACTACAACAAAGTAGTGCGCCCAGTGGAAGATCATCGTGAGGCTGTTGTAGTCACAGTTGGGCTGCAGCTTATTCAGCTTATTAATGTG gaTGAAGTAAATCAGATTGTAACAACCAATGTACGCCTGAAACAG CAATGGACGGATGTCAACCTAAAATGGAATCCAGAAGAATATGGTGGGCTGAAAAAAATTCGTATCCCATCTGAGATAATCTGGCATCCCGATCTTGTTCTTTATAACAA TGCAGATGGTGAGTTTGCTATTGATCAATTCACCAAAGTTCTTTTAGAACATACAGGCAAGATCATCTGGACAccaccagcaatttttaaaagttactgtGAAATTATAGTCACACACTTTCCATTTGACCAGCAGAACTGCAGTATGAAGTTGGGCACTTGGACGTATGATGGTACAGTGGTTATCATAAATCCG GAGAGTGATCGCCCAGATATGAGCAACTTTATGGAGAGCGGCGAGTGGGTGATGAAAGATTACCGGAGCTGGAAGCACTTCGTTTACTATGCCTGTTGCCCTGACACCCCATATCTGGATATTACCTACCACTTCCTTATGCAGCGCTTGCCTCTCTACTTCATTGTCAATGTCATCATTCCCTGTCTGCTCTTCTCGTTTTTAACTGGGTTAGTGTTTTATCTGCCCACTGATTCAG GTGAGAAGATGACTCTGAGCATTTCTGTTTTGCTGTCTTTGACTGTGTTCCTTCTGGTCATTGTGGAGCTGATTCCTTCTACTTCAAGTGCAGTGCCCTTGATAGGCAAATACATGTTATTTACCATGGTGTTTGTCATAGCATCAATCATCATTACCGTCATTGTAATCAACACCCACCATCGCTCCCCAAGTACCCATATTATGCCACAGTGGGTGAGGAAG GTCTTTATTGACACAATCCCAAATGTTATGTTTTTTTCAACAATGAAACGACCATCCAGGGATAAACAAGAGAGAAGGATTTTTACAGAAGACATTGATATTTCGGAAATCTCTGGAAAACCATGTCCTGCTGCCGTCAACTTCCACTCCCCACTTACCAAAAACCCAGATGTGAAAAGTGCCATAGAGGGAATCAAATACATTGCTGAAACCATGAAATCAGACCAAGAATCCAGTAAT GCTGCAGAAGAATGGAAGTTTGTTGCAATGGTAATTGACCATCTTCTCCTTGGTATCTTCATGCTGGTTTGCATTATTGGAACATTGGCCGTGTTTGCTGGTCGTCTTATTGAATTAAATCAAGAAGGATGA